A genomic segment from Burkholderia plantarii encodes:
- a CDS encoding putative porin, which translates to MPVRMSCIGAAALTLGFAGAGDARAQSLEAQAAAGNAAPTESVVINLINLLVKRGVLTQQNASELISEARTEAVQARAGRGPVVAGVAGATVVNGPTRPGDVAVPYVPQVVRDQIRDQVKQEVIAQAREENWAQPNTFPDWVSRIKLDGDLRVRDEYHFYGSRNTNNVTNFQAINASGTGFDINQNTNPAQLPTQNTTQNRNNLLRYRARLGVTATLSDEFMAGIQLASGNDNGPVSTTATAGGGFAKKNIWLNKAFFGYKPTPWLNVVAGRFDNPFFKSDLLFADDLEMDGIAANFRRALPGNDNVTLFGTFGLFPIQYTSENFPSNSTDKVGSDTKWMVGAQFGAEWKINEQNRLKGAVAYYDYQNMRGTLSSPCALSLGTTSCNTDNEAPAFVQGGNTLVALRNIVQDPTKVPGMTPEPQLFGLAYNYRLLDLKAQWDTVIANRYKLRLDGEFVRNLAYNSNKAFSAATLPVNNYESTSIHAAQSDYHSGPNGFMAKATFGEPEPHDKGQWNFSVGYKYLQPDATLDAFTDPDFHLGGTNARGYVLGAAYAVARDTWVSARYLSAREVYGPPVTIDVLQLELNARF; encoded by the coding sequence ATGCCGGTACGCATGTCGTGCATCGGCGCGGCCGCGCTGACGCTCGGGTTCGCGGGGGCGGGCGATGCGCGAGCGCAGTCGCTGGAGGCCCAGGCGGCGGCCGGCAATGCCGCGCCGACCGAGAGCGTGGTGATCAACCTGATCAACCTGCTCGTGAAGCGCGGGGTGCTGACGCAGCAGAACGCGAGCGAGCTGATCAGCGAGGCACGGACCGAGGCGGTGCAGGCCAGGGCCGGGCGCGGCCCGGTGGTGGCCGGCGTGGCGGGTGCCACCGTCGTCAACGGGCCGACGCGCCCGGGCGACGTCGCGGTGCCGTATGTGCCGCAGGTCGTGCGCGACCAGATCCGCGACCAGGTCAAGCAGGAGGTGATCGCGCAGGCCAGGGAGGAGAACTGGGCGCAGCCGAACACGTTCCCGGACTGGGTCTCGCGCATCAAGCTCGACGGCGACCTGCGCGTGCGTGACGAGTATCACTTCTACGGCAGCCGCAATACCAACAACGTCACGAACTTCCAGGCGATCAACGCGTCGGGCACCGGTTTCGACATCAACCAGAACACCAACCCGGCGCAGCTGCCGACCCAGAACACCACGCAGAACCGCAACAACCTGCTGCGCTACCGCGCGCGGCTCGGCGTGACGGCGACGCTGTCCGACGAGTTCATGGCCGGCATCCAGCTCGCGAGCGGCAACGACAACGGGCCGGTGTCGACCACCGCGACCGCGGGCGGCGGCTTCGCGAAGAAGAACATCTGGCTGAACAAGGCGTTCTTCGGCTACAAGCCCACGCCGTGGCTCAACGTGGTGGCGGGCCGGTTCGACAACCCGTTCTTCAAGTCGGACCTGCTGTTCGCCGACGATCTGGAAATGGACGGCATCGCGGCGAACTTCCGCCGCGCGCTGCCCGGCAACGACAACGTCACGCTGTTCGGTACCTTCGGCCTGTTCCCGATCCAGTACACCAGCGAGAACTTCCCGTCGAACAGCACCGACAAGGTCGGCAGCGACACCAAGTGGATGGTGGGCGCGCAGTTCGGCGCGGAGTGGAAGATCAACGAGCAGAACCGCCTGAAGGGCGCGGTCGCCTACTACGACTACCAGAACATGCGCGGCACGCTGTCCTCGCCATGCGCGCTCTCCCTCGGCACGACCAGCTGCAACACCGACAACGAGGCACCGGCCTTCGTGCAGGGCGGCAACACGCTGGTGGCGCTGCGCAACATCGTGCAGGACCCGACCAAGGTGCCGGGCATGACGCCCGAGCCGCAGCTGTTCGGGCTCGCCTACAACTACCGCCTGCTGGACCTGAAGGCGCAGTGGGACACGGTGATCGCCAACCGCTACAAGCTGCGGCTCGACGGCGAGTTCGTGCGCAACCTCGCCTACAACTCCAACAAGGCGTTCTCGGCGGCCACGCTGCCCGTCAACAACTACGAGTCGACCTCGATCCACGCGGCGCAGAGTGATTATCACAGCGGTCCGAACGGCTTCATGGCGAAGGCGACGTTCGGCGAGCCGGAGCCGCATGACAAGGGCCAGTGGAACTTCTCGGTCGGCTACAAGTACCTGCAGCCGGACGCGACGCTCGACGCGTTCACCGACCCCGACTTCCACCTGGGTGGCACCAACGCGCGCGGTTACGTGCTCGGCGCCGCCTACGCCGTCGCGCGCGACACCTGGGTGTCGGCGCGTTACCTGAGCGCGCGCGAAGTGTACGGGCCGCCCGTCACGATCGACGTGCTGCAGCTCGAACTCAACGCGCGCTTCTGA
- a CDS encoding YbjN domain-containing protein, whose amino-acid sequence MAEIHQDNETERAAHDTAIESIGAEQLAEVLRRAGYRVTAAEHNGTVQLMSASQGVGFAVRFGNPVVGATPESGAAEARFLDYTMSCVLQVQGELPAELTAAWNRTKRFARLASHGAFLALEMDVIVAGGVSERHLRSTIELWDRLVQEFLLHLRSRPALAEQEAAARAAAETARQTSGTAADA is encoded by the coding sequence ATGGCTGAGATTCATCAAGACAACGAGACGGAGCGCGCGGCGCACGACACGGCGATCGAATCGATCGGCGCCGAGCAACTGGCCGAGGTGCTGCGCCGCGCGGGCTACCGCGTGACGGCGGCGGAACACAACGGCACGGTGCAACTGATGAGCGCGAGCCAGGGCGTCGGCTTCGCGGTGCGCTTCGGCAACCCGGTGGTCGGCGCGACGCCGGAGAGCGGCGCGGCCGAGGCGCGTTTCCTCGACTACACGATGAGCTGCGTGCTGCAGGTGCAGGGCGAGCTGCCGGCCGAACTGACGGCCGCCTGGAACCGCACCAAGCGCTTCGCGCGGCTCGCGAGCCACGGCGCGTTCCTCGCGCTGGAGATGGACGTGATCGTGGCGGGCGGCGTGTCGGAGCGCCACCTGCGCTCGACGATCGAGCTGTGGGACCGCCTCGTGCAGGAATTCCTGCTGCATCTGCGCAGCCGGCCCGCGCTGGCCGAGCAGGAAGCGGCGGCCCGCGCGGCCGCCGAAACCGCGCGGCAGACCAGCGGAACGGCCGCCGACGCATGA
- a CDS encoding peptidylprolyl isomerase, with protein sequence MKKLVIWLGVAAAGMPLAAFAQGDVIVSASQTSVTQADLAPMLKAVGPEGRTRLAADPGALDQLVRSTLAQKVVLAEARAKGWDKQADVETAIEQARREIIARSYLGSVSAPPAGYPSDADISAAYDRNQAAFMAPRALHVAQIYIATPPNADAAAIDAARKKAADLAMRARNGDFAALAKANSQDKPSAANGGDMGFVPETLLMPPVRQAADALKPGQVSAPIQTATGFHVVKLIEVRAAAQRPLADVKEQIRAALRAQQTQQNAQAYIAKIAGSAPIDEDALRRALSAAQ encoded by the coding sequence ATGAAGAAACTGGTCATCTGGTTGGGCGTCGCCGCCGCGGGCATGCCGCTCGCCGCGTTCGCACAGGGCGACGTGATCGTCAGCGCCTCGCAGACCTCGGTCACGCAGGCCGATCTCGCACCGATGCTGAAGGCGGTCGGCCCCGAAGGCCGCACGCGGCTCGCCGCCGATCCGGGCGCGCTCGACCAGCTCGTGCGTTCGACGCTCGCGCAGAAGGTGGTGCTCGCCGAAGCCAGGGCGAAGGGCTGGGACAAGCAGGCCGACGTGGAGACGGCCATCGAGCAGGCGCGCCGCGAGATCATCGCGCGCAGCTATCTGGGTTCGGTCAGCGCGCCGCCCGCCGGCTATCCGTCCGATGCCGACATCTCGGCCGCCTACGACAGGAACCAGGCCGCCTTCATGGCGCCGCGCGCGCTGCACGTCGCGCAGATCTACATCGCCACGCCGCCGAACGCCGACGCCGCCGCCATCGACGCCGCGCGCAAGAAGGCGGCCGATCTCGCGATGCGCGCCCGCAACGGCGATTTCGCGGCGCTCGCCAAGGCCAACTCGCAGGACAAGCCGAGCGCCGCCAACGGCGGCGACATGGGCTTCGTGCCCGAGACGCTGCTGATGCCGCCGGTGCGCCAGGCCGCCGACGCGCTGAAGCCGGGCCAGGTGTCGGCCCCGATCCAGACCGCCACGGGCTTCCACGTGGTGAAGCTGATCGAAGTGCGTGCCGCCGCGCAGCGTCCGCTCGCCGACGTGAAGGAGCAGATCCGCGCGGCGCTGCGTGCGCAGCAGACCCAGCAGAACGCGCAGGCCTACATCGCGAAGATCGCCGGTAGCGCGCCGATCGACGAGGATGCGCTGCGTCGCGCGCTGTCCGCCGCCCAATAA